In Xylanibacter ruminicola 23, a single genomic region encodes these proteins:
- a CDS encoding glycosyltransferase family 4 protein → MKIILVGGVEVPSSGGIENYVFNLAKQLKIKGHECSILCRGNNSEEYELDDIRISKIKVHENQFAILSHNIKASLKILKDFKDYDVVNYQSIYLPFFYEWIPKILGIKVLHTQHSFAQDNPKHGKISRLIIDLLYKASSLIFSPIITVSEQNRYLIKKRMWKDAKVINCGVELPLQVEPTDLMRRLNIIKGQYYLSIGRIDPVKNLDILIRAFLLHEQDSNIQLVIAGNSENSYGAYLKEIAGKDKRIIFIGPVYGIDKAALLTNCMAYCLVSKSEGFPIALLEAMSYGKPCLCSEIPANKEALTTSLGLWSNVNDEFSLFKTMKLVESDPRKYKEIGMKLKQRIFDNLTWDKVALEYVDYLHSIGIK, encoded by the coding sequence ATGAAAATAATTTTAGTAGGAGGTGTTGAGGTCCCTTCTTCTGGGGGTATTGAAAACTACGTGTTTAATTTGGCTAAACAGCTTAAAATCAAAGGTCATGAATGTAGTATATTGTGTCGTGGGAATAACTCCGAAGAATACGAATTGGATGATATTAGAATTTCTAAAATTAAAGTGCACGAAAATCAATTTGCGATATTATCACACAATATTAAAGCGTCTTTAAAAATATTGAAAGATTTTAAGGATTATGATGTGGTTAACTATCAGTCGATATATTTACCTTTCTTTTATGAATGGATCCCCAAAATATTGGGAATTAAGGTATTGCATACACAACACTCTTTTGCGCAAGATAATCCCAAACATGGAAAAATATCAAGATTGATAATAGATTTACTTTATAAAGCTTCTTCATTGATTTTCTCTCCTATAATTACTGTAAGTGAGCAAAATAGATATTTGATAAAAAAAAGAATGTGGAAGGATGCGAAGGTAATTAATTGTGGTGTGGAGTTACCTTTGCAGGTTGAGCCAACAGATTTGATGCGTAGATTGAATATTATAAAAGGCCAATACTATCTATCTATAGGAAGAATTGATCCTGTGAAAAACTTAGATATTTTAATTAGAGCTTTTTTGCTGCATGAACAAGATTCAAATATTCAGTTAGTGATTGCAGGAAATTCGGAAAATAGTTATGGTGCATATTTAAAAGAAATAGCAGGCAAAGATAAGCGAATAATCTTCATAGGGCCGGTATATGGCATCGACAAGGCTGCACTTCTAACAAATTGTATGGCCTATTGTTTGGTTTCAAAGTCAGAAGGTTTCCCGATAGCTCTTTTAGAAGCCATGTCGTATGGTAAACCTTGTTTGTGCAGTGAGATTCCTGCAAATAAGGAGGCTTTGACGACTTCTTTAGGCCTATGGAGTAATGTCAATGATGAATTCTCACTCTTTAAAACGATGAAATTAGTTGAAAGTGATCCTCGAAAATACAAAGAGATTGGTATGAAACTAAAACAGCGTATTTTTGACAATCTTACATGGGATAAAGTTGCATTAGAGTATGTGGACTATCTGCATTCTATCGGAATTAAATAA
- a CDS encoding glycosyltransferase — translation MKNIGIFIPTIKPGGAEKQATLLAILLDKHYHVDLYLNLGMLEPSPENLLLLNNSGVVLHPLKGTSIQNIFTLSKLLKQNKTDVLFNYMTNCDVIGCIAGKIAGVPFIYGGIRNAYISYYKLIAERIVHNFLATGSIFNCYSGANEIGGRGFNKSKNIVIPNCFPDIKEPIIRNDQQVKHIVTIARYVPQKDYYTAIKSIEILSKKRKDFVFDAIGYGVEEENIKRWIDECGVSDFVKLHIRPNNVQEIVGTSDIYLSTSLFEGTSNSIMEAMNWSLPVVATKVGDNDILVRNGESGFLHPIGDVEGMAVSLNTLIGDISLRNKMGANGNQILRNQYSIELFEKRYIDLIEER, via the coding sequence ATGAAAAATATCGGAATCTTTATACCAACAATAAAACCAGGAGGAGCAGAAAAGCAAGCAACACTCCTTGCGATATTGTTAGACAAGCATTATCATGTTGATCTTTATTTAAATCTGGGAATGTTGGAACCATCCCCAGAAAATTTGCTACTTCTTAATAATTCTGGTGTAGTACTCCATCCGTTAAAGGGTACGTCAATTCAGAACATATTTACCCTATCAAAACTTTTAAAGCAGAATAAGACAGATGTTCTTTTTAATTACATGACAAACTGTGATGTAATCGGGTGTATAGCGGGTAAAATAGCAGGAGTACCTTTCATATATGGAGGAATAAGAAATGCGTACATATCATATTATAAGTTAATCGCAGAAAGGATTGTTCACAATTTTTTAGCTACAGGTTCTATTTTTAATTGTTATTCCGGGGCTAATGAGATAGGAGGAAGAGGGTTTAATAAATCTAAAAACATTGTTATTCCTAATTGCTTTCCAGATATAAAGGAACCGATAATAAGGAACGACCAGCAGGTAAAACATATTGTAACAATTGCAAGATATGTTCCTCAGAAAGATTATTATACGGCAATTAAATCCATTGAGATCCTGTCAAAAAAAAGAAAAGATTTTGTTTTTGACGCAATTGGATATGGAGTAGAAGAAGAAAATATTAAGAGGTGGATAGATGAATGTGGGGTTTCAGATTTTGTCAAACTTCATATTCGGCCAAACAATGTCCAGGAAATAGTGGGAACTTCTGATATCTACCTTTCAACTAGTCTTTTTGAAGGCACAAGTAACTCAATTATGGAGGCTATGAATTGGAGTCTCCCTGTTGTTGCAACTAAAGTAGGGGACAACGATATCTTAGTTAGAAATGGTGAAAGTGGTTTCCTACACCCTATTGGGGATGTAGAAGGAATGGCAGTATCTTTAAATACACTTATAGGAGATATTTCTCTGAGAAATAAGATGGGAGCTAATGGTAATCAAATCCTAAGAAACCAGTATTCTATAGAATTGTTTGAAAAAAGATATATTGATTTGATAGAAGAAAGATGA